The sequence GTCTTCTGTATAATCCCCATCCGTATAATCATCTTCTACTGTTGCTAAGTCGCCTTCGATTCCGTCTGGTAAATGATCATCGTCATCTTCCTCTTCATCAAGTAAAACGTCCGCAAGAGAGATTTCTTCTTCACCAAGTTCTTCTACAATTTCTTCATCATCGTAGTCCACGTCATCATCCAAGATTTCTTCATCTTCATCGTCATCATCGTCTGATTTACGTTTTTTCTTCGGTGTTGTTTGCGTTTGAACTTCTTCATCAATTGCATCCATTGGATACCATGCGCGAAGTCCCCACGTGTTGTTTCCTAGTGAAATAAAGTTTCCATCAATATTCATATCTGTATAAAATTGAACAAGACGCTCCCTTATTTCTGCATCTTTCAAACCTAGGAACGCTTGAATCTCTTTCACTAATTCAGGGAAAAGAATGGTTTCTTTCCGCTGTTCCAAAATAAAATGTGCAACATCAATTAAAGATAGTTCACTACGTTCTTCTTGCGTTAAGTTCTTTAAATCCAAAACTGGCACGCCCTTTCTATCGTAATTCCAATTTATTTAGCTGTTATTTTTTCGTTCAGCCCAACTTCACTATTTTACATGTTATTTCTGGCAAGTACAACCTAAATTTTCTTAATTACATCAATTCTTCTTGACTATTTGATATCCGATGTAAAAGAAAAGGATGGCCATTAAAAGAATTGGGATTGATCCAAGTTGAAAGTCGTAGAGAATATAGATTGCGACGCACAGAAACACGAAAAGCAGCGCCAAAATTATTAATCGCTTCATCATATGCTCTCCCCGTTTTTTCAATTACCTATGTTTCTATTAACTTTAGTACATTTTGGTTATGACGTCAACGAGTAACCTATAATTTTAGGATATCACATTTTTTCTGGTGCTGATACACCTAGAAGTGTCAAACCATTTCTAAGGGTAATTTGTGCTGTTTTAATAAGTGCCAGTCTTGCTTTTGTTACTTCTAAATTATCCATATCAAGTACTTTATTGCTATTGTAGAAACGGTGGAATGCAGACGCTAAATCATTTAAGTAGCGAACGATACGATGTGGCGCTCTTTTTGTAGCAGCTTCCGCAACAACATCCGCGAACTCACCTAACACTTTTAATAAATCATATTCTGCTTCGGTTTGTAATAAACGCATATCAGCATCTTTTGTTACTTCTAGCCCTTGTTCTTTACCAGAACGTAAAATGCTAGAAATTCTAGCGTGCGCATATTGTACATAATAAACTGGATTATCATTAGATGTTGATTTAGCTAAGCTCATATCAAAGTTCATATGTGTATCTGAACTACGCATTGCAAAGAAATATCTTGTCGCATCAAGACCAACTTCTTCAATTAAATCGCGCATCGTAACCGATTTGCCAGTACGTTTACTCATTTTAACTTGAACACCATCTTCGAACAAATGAACAAGTTGAATTATTTCTACTTCTAGTTGATTTGGCGAATAACCAAGTGCTTCAATCGCCGCACGCATCCGAGGAATGTAACCGTGGTGATCAGCTCCCCAAATATCAATTAACACATCAAAGCCACGCTCTAATTTGTTTAGATGATACGCGATATCTGGTAAGAAATACGTATAACTACCATCTGATTTGATTAAAACACGGTCTTTGTCATCTTCAAAATCAGTCGTTCTTAACCATGTCGCTCCATCTTGCTCATAAATATAACCATTTTCGCGTAACCGTTCTAACGCTGGTAATACTTTATTTTCTTCGTATAATGAAGTTTCTGAGAACCATTCATCAAAGGAGACGCGGAATTCTTCTAGATCTGCACGTAATTTTCCTGTTTCAAACGCTAATGCATCCACCCGAAAAACGGAACGGCGCTCTTCTTCGCTTGTGTGTACATATTTGTCGCCATACTTAGCAGCTAAATCTTTCCCAAGCGAAATAATATCTGCACCACGGTAACCATCCTCTGGGAACTCTGAATCTAAACCTAGCGCTTCAAAATAACGAGCTTCCGCAGAAAGAACTAAATTATTAATTTGATTTCCCGCATCATTAATGTAATATTCTCTCGAAACATCAAATCCAGCCATTTTCATAATATTTGCAAGTGAATCACCAATTGCAGCGCCACGAGCATGACCTAAATGCAAGTCACCAGTTGGATTCGCGGAAACAAATTCAATTTGAAATTTTTCTCCTTTACCAAAATCAGACTCTCCATATTGTTTATCTTCCGTTAAAATCACAGGAACTAAATCGGTTAAATAAGCATTATCTAAATAAAAGTTAATAAAACCTGGTCCAGCAATTTCTACTTCTTTAATTAATTTGTTGTCTTTTTTTAGTTCTGGTACAATACTTTCGGCAATTTGGCGAGGGGCTTTCTTAGCTACTCTAGCAAGTTGCATCGCTATATTAGTCGAATAATCTCCATGCTTTTTATCTTTTGGTACTTCGAGTAAAATTTCTGGTACTTCTGCTTCTTCTAAACCAACCGCTTGAACAACTGCTTGTTTGATATGTGCAATTAGTTTAATTTGGTTCTCTTGCATGACATTCATTCTGCGTCCTCCTCTATTTTCATTAAAACAGTATATGAGCCAATGTATTCGCCGTGACTAAGCAAATCATATTGAAATGCCACTTCACTAAGCACATCTGGCTTATTTTCATATAGTTCTTCCATTGATACTAGTTCTGATTCTAATTGTAATTTCCCTGCTCCGGAATCAACAGACGCAGTACTTCTCCTATTATCTCGGAAAAAGTGCATTCTCATATTTACGGCACCACTTCTCATTAAAAGTAGTTCGTTGTCAGCAATTTTTAGAACCGTACGAATTGTTCCAGCTAATTGTTTTTCCTCATAATGCAGATAACGATTGCCTTTATCGCGGTAAAAAACACCCGAAACAGACATATCGGATTTCTCTTCTGCATCCATCTGACGGATGACATTGGTGATATGAATAGTTACTTTTTTTCGTTCCATTTGGTTGGCAGTCATATCGCTTATTTACCCCTTTCCGGTCAGAAGAATAGACGCATTATATTATAGTGAAAAATAGCATGAAAAGCAACAGGTTAAACTGATGTCAGACCAAATATTGTCAAAATCACATTTAGCACAAATGGAATAACGGTATTAAAAATTGGCTGAATCGTAAATTCTGAAATAGGCGTTAAAGCAACCACTAGGAAAATAAGCATCGCATAGCGTTCAAGTGGTTCCAGCTTGGCCCTGGCTGACATGGGCAGAAACTCAACTAGTATTTGATAACCATCCAGTGGCGGAAGTGGGATCAAGTTAAATACAAATAACACTAGATTTAATTGTACAAAAATCATTAAAAAAGTTTCCGCAACAGAACCATATGTAAAGAAGGAATAATTTAAAAATAAAGCATAGAAGCCAACACCAATCATCGCGAGTAGCAAATTGCTTACCGGCCCCGCAAGCGAAACAAGTATACTTCCAAGTCGACGTTTCTTTAATTTAAAACGATTCACAGGGGTCGGTTTCGCCCAACCAAAGCCAGCAATTAATATCATTAGTAAACCAAATAAATCAATATGTACCACGGGGTTTAGAGAGAGTCTCCCTTGATTCTTGGCTGTATCATCCCCAAAAGCGAGCGCAACCAAGGCATGTGCCCATTCATGGATTGTAAAAGCAATTAATAATGTAACTAAAACATACGGTATCATTTCAAGTGGGTAAGCTAGAAAACTAGGCATAAGTGCCTCCTTTATCTTTTAATGAGTAATTTTTATATGCTATAATGAAAAAAACGTTATCGAGGTGAGAAAATGCCATTTGTTACCATTCAATTTTTAGAAGGTCGTTCAGACGATCAAAAGAAAGCTTTAGTTAGCGAAGTAACAGAAGTAGTTTCCAAAAATCTAAAAGCACCAAAAGAAAATATTCATGTAATCCTAGAAGAAATGAAAAAAACGGATTACGGTGTTGGCGGCATAAGAAAATCTGATATTTAAGTGTGTAAGAAGCAAGGCAATTCGCCTTGCTTTTTTATTTTTCCTTCAACGAATGTGCGTGAATAAGCGCAATCATTCTTTCTGTAATCGCTTGGTCTACATCCCCACTCTCGATAAAATCGAGCGGATAGTATAATTTAATATCCGTCCGACGTTCTCGCCCAATTGCTTCAACAACTGGAGACTCGGTCGACAACTCCCGCAATTCACCATTTCCCATCAATAACTTAATAGGGTCTTTGCCGCTACCAACTCCAGGAAGATAGTAATCATAAGGCAAATCGCTGGAAGAATCAATCACTAAATAATACGACGGATCAATATCTGCTTTTTCAAGAAGTCCTTTTAGTTCTGTATAAAGTTCGGCATCTTCTTTTGGATCATAGTTAATATATCGAAGCAATCTCCTATTCAAAAAACGACTACATAAATCGCTCAAAATCGGATCTTCTTCCTCTTGCCAAATGGAAAAATAGTACATCAATACAATATCATCAAGTACGACATACTCTTTTAAACTCACTTCATTTACAAAGAACGGTAAAACTTGTATGGGGGTCACTTGAAATTCATAACCTGCGCAATATAACTTTTTAGCGCGTTCAAGGATTTTCCATAATAAAACTTCACCGCTACGACTAACCGGATGAAAGTATACTTGTTGATACATTTGATAGCGACTCATAATATAGTCTTCTACCGCATGCATGCCAGAATATTTCACAATAACTCCATTACCATCTGGACTTGGGCGTAGAACTCGTAAAATCCGTTCTATATCAAACTTCCCGTAACTCACTCCGGTATAATAAGCATCTCGAAGCAAATAGTCCATTCGGTCAGCATCAATCTGACTCGAAATCAACTTCACCAAAGTTTGATTCGGATAATTTTTCTTAATAATAGCAGCGACTTTAAGCGGAAATTCTTCTCCTATTCGCATCAATACGTCACTAACTTCCGTATCTCCAATTATTATCTCCTGCGTATATGCTTCATGGTCCGTACCAAAGACTTTTTCAAAAGCATGCGAAAATGGCCCGTGCCCTAAATCGTGTAAAAGTGCAGCACACAATGCCACCATACGTTCTTCCGGATCCAGCTGTGGCTCATTCGCAAATGTCACATCGATTATTTGGCGTACGATTTCGTAAACACCTAAGGAATGATTAAAACGGCTATGTTCTGCCCCATGAAAAGTTAGCGAAGTCGTTCCCAATTGGTGGATACGCCGCAAACGCTGAAATTCTTTTGTAGCAATCAAATCCCAAATTATTTTGTCAGAAACATGCACGTATCCGTGCACTGGGTCTTTAAACACTTTTTCTTCTAGTAATTTTTCTGTTAAATAACTCATGCAACACGCTCCTCTCAAGTAAGCACTTTATCATTTCGAGCAATCAAACGTTCGTAGTAGGCCGGAAAAAGATCTAATTCTTCAGGTGTAAGCGTTCCAGAGACGAGTTCACCTGCATAGTGTCGCAAACTGTTGAAAAGGCGTACCAATGTGCCATTTAAGCTTACATCATTCTTCATTAAGTCCGACAGCGAACCCATAACATCAGGATTCACATTTGGGAACGTATATTTTGTTTGCTTATCTTTTCCGCTAATTGTATAAAAATCGCTAATCAGTTCTGAGCGAGCAGTTTGATTCCCGTCAATTGCTAAATAAATTTGGACCGCTACGCCTTTTGCCATTCTACGCTGTGAAATACCAGCGAATTTTTTCCCTTGAATGCTAAGGTCGTAACTTCCTGGACAATAAGAATCCTCTATTTCTTTCGCCTCAATGACTTCATTGCAATCTACGAACATGTCTTTGATAAGTGTAAACATCGTTTCATAACCACGCTCAATCGCAATTCCGCGTTCTGCATCCGGGAGCACCATCGACAAATTAAGTACCCCTGAATCAAGGACAACAGCTAAACCACCAGAATTTCTAACTACGACACGGTAGCCTCGTTCTTGCAAAAAGGTAATTCCTTTATCTATATCAGGTAACTTAGAATCTTGAATTCCAAGGGAAACCGTTTTTTCATGCACCCAACCGCGAACAGTAGATGGCGCCATTCTTGCTCCGACCGAGCGACATAGCGTATCATCTGTCGCAAATGATTGAATGGCATCGAAAGCTGGATTAATCGTTGTATTGTCAATAAATCGCCACACATCTTGTTTTAGTAAGGTGTTATCAATATTCATCTCTATGTCCTCCATGATTTTCTTTTTGTTATTATAGCATACCGACGCCGAAATTAGATGCTAATGGCTTAAAATAGCCATTTAATCATGAATATTAATTTTCTGACGGTTATTTGACTTTTTTTCGTTTAATGTTGAAAACTAGGGCAGTAATGATTGATATAACAATTGATTTGAGAATTATATCTTTTTTCATTTTCATCGCCTCATTTCCTTTCTCCTATTATAACAAACTTACCATACAAAAAAACCTAACTTCTGCAAAAGAAATTAGGTTCATTATATCTAAAAGCCTAGGGAGCTTTTTTAGCAAATATATTACCAGTGGTAGCGATCTTCATTGTCACGACTTGGGCGTTTTGGAGAATTACCCCACATGCGATAAAGCAGATATCCAATACCACCTAGTATAAGTACTGGGAATAAGAAGTGAAGCGTGATTCCAACGATATCAAGTACGATATTAAGTGCGATAAATCCTAAAATAACTGTAAAAAATATTTTCCAAAAACTGTTCATGATTTTTTCCTCTTTTCTAATTTTATTTACTACTTGCAAGCGGAACACTGTTTATTTCCTTGGCTTGGACGAGTAATTCATTATCTTGAACGACAATTTTATACTGTTTATTCTTTTTAAGTTGTATTGTTGACATGAAGTTAACTTTGCGACTGTTTCCTTGATTATCTAAACATGATTCTCGGAAAGAGTACCCTTTGAATTTTGACTTGGTAACTTCTTTTCCGTCGTTTTTGATTGTAACGTAATATGTATTTGCTGCTGATCCAATTGGTGCTGAAAATTCAATTACAACCATTGTTAATACAAAAATTGCAGCCAGTAAACCGAAAAGTCCCTTTTTCATTGTTTTTACCGTCCTTTTTTGTTGATAGGTTTATTATAGGGGAGATTCAAAAAAGGAACGAACGGCTCTAGGCTGAAAATTGGTACATCCTAAGTCTTATTTTCTTTCGGGTATAAAAAAGAGCCTAGTTTGGTTTAACTAGACTCTTTTAAATTAATTTTTTTCAATCCATTTGTAGTTTTCTGAACCGATTGGATACGTGGTGTAGTTTTTCAGATTGCTTTTTTGCAAGTACGCGCGGCCACCTTGGTATAGCGGGATAAGCACGGCGTTATCTTTCAGTAAAATTTGTTCTGCTTCTAGTAATGCTTGCCATCTTTTTTCTGGGTCTGCCGAAAGTTTACCCTTGGCTCCTAGGACTAGTTCATCGTATTTAGCATCCGAGAAGCCTGTGTGGTTCCCCGGGCTGTTTGTTAAGAATAGGTTGAGGTATGTGAGCGGATCTTGATAATCGCCACCCCATCCGCCTAGCAACAGTTCAAAATCCTGTGTCACATCAGCTTGGAAACTCGCTTGGTTTGTGACATTTTTTAATTTGATTGTTAGTCCAGGAAGGTTTTCTTCTAATTGATTTTGGATAAATTCTGTTTGTTTTCGTTGTAAGGACGTGTCGCCACTTGTTAACGTAAGTGTTAATTCGGATTTTCCAATTTCTTTCAAGCCTTGCTTCCATGCGTTTGTAGCTTCTTGTTGGTCGAACTTGAGTAAGTCGCCGTTTTGTTTGCGGAAATCTTCTTTTGTTTCAGGGTCAAACATGATATCACCAGGAACATCCCCGTTTAATGCTTTAGAACCATTGGCAAGTAGTGTGTTGACCATTCCAACCTTATCAATAGCCATCGCTAAACCACGGCGCAAGTTTAAGTTAGCTAAATCCGTTTTCACGCCATCTTTACCTTGGTTCATTTTCATATAGACAGAGCGTCCGGTTGCTTCTTTATGGAAGTTTTTATCGTCTTTGTATTGTTTAACAAATTCGCCATCAAGCTCTACGCGGTCCAATTTGTTTGTATTGTATAAGTTTAAAGCCGCATTAGTATCTTTTACGACAGTTACATGGATTTTTTCAGTTGGAACATTCTTTTTATCCCAGTAGGTTGGATTTTTAACGTAATCCCACGTCATATTTGTGCCGTTCCAATTTTCTAATTTATATGGGCCGTTGGAAATTAATGTATCGCTTTTAGTTCCATAACGATCTCCTTGTTTTTCTACAAACGCTTGGTTTTGCGGGAAGAATGTCCCCGTTGTTAGAAGTTCTTTAAAAATTGGCACAGGATTTTCTAGTTCGATTTGTAGTGTTTTCTCGTCTAAGGCTTTGATTCCAAGTTTATCTGGTGACATTTCGCCTTTCAAAATTGGAGTGGCATTTTTGACGATTTCCTCCATTTGCGGTCCGTATGCAGCGGCCGTTTTCGGATCCACCACTTTTTTCCAAGCGTATTCAAAATCATGCGCCGTCACCGGGTCGCCATTGGACCAATTAGCATCTTCGCGAATTTTAAAAATAAGTGTTTTCCCGCCATCTTTTTCTTCAGGTTCACTGGCAGCTAGAGCGAGTGCCGGTTTCCCGCTTTTATCTAATCGATATAACCCTTCAAAAATTTGATTGATTACTCGGAAACTTACGCTATTGTCTGCGAGTGTTGGACTTGCATTCGGAATTCCACTCGTTTCCATGATGTTAACCACTTTGGCTTTCTTGTCCGATGTTACTTTTTCATTTTCCCCATTATTGCCAGACTGACATGCTGTAAGTACTAGTAAACATAATAAACTGAGTGCCACTACCATTTTTCTGGCTGTTTTATGCAATATTTCTCCTCCTCTTTTTGTAAGCGCTTTTTGATTACGCAAAAAAATGACGGACTTCCTGCCAAATCCTCGCAGAACTTCCGCCACCATTATAAACCGAAACTGTATCAATTGTAAATATAAACTGTTATATTTTTATTTCTTATTCAGGTAAACTCCTGAACCAACAACAATAACACACATCGTCATCAACATTGCTAACATTAAGTAACTGGGATCATTACGCATAAACAAAGCAAGAATAAAACAGATTGTACCAGCTATATTAAGTGTAACAGTTGTGATTTTTCTAAGTAGGTTTCTTGACCATGCATCAATCTTTTTAAAACCAATCATCGTTAAAAATTTAAAGAGTTTTTTCGAGTATTGAATGTAAGCCGCAACAACGAACATGAATGCTCCCGCTGTGACTAGAGAAAATCTACCAGTCGGGATATCATAACCTAGCGCGTATACAATAATACTCATTTGAATGATTGTTAACAACACTAACAACAGTCTAAAACAATATTCAAATTCCAACAAACTTTCTTGATTCACTTTTTCTTTTCCGTAATATTCCGTTCCTGTAAACATAATCATTAAAAAAGGAATCAGAATTAAGCCGAGCCACTTTTGCATAAACATATCTGGGGAGAAGTCCGTACCGAAATGCACCGCCACTTCAGAAGGTAGTAGCGGATATAACACAGCAGAAATACCTACTGTGAAAAGAATTATCATACTAGGAAATATACCAACTTTCCTCATTCCCCTCACCTCTTCCAATATAATTACTGGCAGTAGGCGACAAGCTCCTCCCTTGTTTCGATAAGTTGCACTTTCTCGGTATTTGCTAATTGCTCTTTTATTTCATCAAAACCTTGTTCAGATAATGCACGTGTCGCTGGTAAATAGACTAATACAGAAAAGCCTGCCCTACTTAACTGTATAACCGTAGTTTTCACACAAAAATCAAAAGCTAAACCTCCAACAAGAACTAAATCGACTTTTTGTTCCCGTAAATACTCAAGTACTCCTGTTGAAAGCTGTTCGACAATATCGTGATAACAAGCACCGTACGGATGAATGTCCGGCTCCATACCTTTCCAAATAAAGTAATCATAATCAGTCACAACTGGTAAACCATCTAATAATTCAAAACCTTTTGTACCCGGTTCACAGTGCCTTACCCAAGTACGGTCTGCATTTGGATATTCGAGTTCAGCCAGCATTTCGTCTTTGGAATCGACTACCCATACAGCGTTTTGCGGATGCGCATCTTTACTACCAATTCGAAGAGAAGCAAGACTTGCCATAAAATTAAGTTCTGGCACAATTTTGTCTCCACCCGAAACAGGTAGTTCATCGGGACAAAGCGGCGTAAAACCTTTTTGTGCATCAATATCAAAAGCGGCAATTTTCATTTAATTTTCCTCCAAGTTTTTATACGTTAGTTGTGCAAACTGGCCGAAACGAGTTACTTCTTCTAGCTCTAGCGCGTGCTCTCTATCTTCTTCAAAGAGCGGAATTCCTTTTCCTAAAATAATGGGCGCAATCGTTATAACAAACCGATCTATCGCCTTCTCTTTTAAAAATTGTTGCACTAATTTCGCGCCACCTACAAGCCAGATTTTTTCACCATCAATGTTATTTAGCCATGTATCAACAGTGCCAGCAACAAAGTCAGCGTATTCGTCTTTTGTTCCAGCTTTCGTGTTGGAAAAAACGTAGACATCTTTTTTGCTATAAGGGAATGTATCCGTGAGGGAGAAAATTTGTTGATACGTCGTTCGGCCCATTACAACTGTATCTACGTTGTCAAAGAAGGCCTCATAACCCGCATCCCCTTCACTATCAATAGATTCTAACCATTCGACACTTCCGTTTTCATCCGCAATATAACCGTCCAAGCTAACTGCGATATATAGCGCAACTTGTTTTTCACTCATCATTACTCCAATCCTTTCACTACTAATTTTCCAATCATTTTTCCGGATGAGATGATTTTGTGAGCTTCTTCTATCGTTGCCGCGTTCACAGGTGATAAAACTTGATTTAATGTCGTTGTTAATTCGCCCCTATCTAACATTCGTGCTGCTTCTGTTAAAATCTCATGCTGTTTGATTTTATCTTCTGTATTATATTTCGAGCGAGTAAACATGAATTCATAGCTGAAAGTAGCACTCTTGTCTTTTAAAAGGCTCATTTTTACTGGCTCTGCGAGTTCTACAATAGAGCAAATTTTCCCTTGTGGGCGGATCACTTCTTGCATCACATCCCAGTGAGCATTAGTGTTATGCAAACATAAAATAAAATCAACACCCCGCTCAAATCCAAGTTCTTTCAGCTGTTTCGGGATATTTTCTCGGTGATTAATCACATAGTTCGCGCCGTGCTTCTTGGTCCATTCTATTGTTTCTGTGCGCGATGCAGTGGCGATGACTTCAAGGCCAGCGTTCGCAGCTAGTTGAGTCGCAATAGAACCCACACCACCAGCTCCATTAATAATTAAAATCGCTTTTCCTTTGTCATTTTCCGTAATTCCTAAACGTTCAAAGAGTGCTTCCCACGCTGTAATAGTTGTCAGTGGCATCGCAGCAGCTTCCTCTACGGTTAATTTCTCTGGCTTCAAACCAACTAACCGCTCATCAATTAAAGTGAATTCTGCATACGCTCCGGGTCTTGTGACGTCACCAGCGAAATAAATGCTCTGTCCAGTTTTAAATAGAGTAACGTCGCTTCCAATATCAACAACTTCTCCAACCGCATCCCAGCCTAAAACTCGAACTTCCTCTCCTGATAGCTTTGTTGCTTCACGTTGCTTAGTATCTACTGGATTGATGGAAATGGCTTTGATTTTCACTAGTAAATCATGACTTTCTGGTACTGGTTGGTTGATTTCTATATCCACGAAATCCGTTGATGCTTTCGTTAATCCTACAGCTTTCATTTGACAACACCTCTCGTTTCCTTTTCCCGAATTTCTTAAAATAATGCATGTTTAGATAAAAAAGCCTCCTCAAATTCATTGAGAAGGCTTTAAAACTTATTTTTCGTCAAGTAGTTCACTATCTTTAAATTTCATTTTCGCATGACAGGCTGGACATTTGATTTTCAACTTGCCACCATGTGAATGAGTATGGTCGCTATCTGCTTTTGCGGAAAGAAGCATTTTGCTCGCTTTTTTTAGTAGTGGGATAGCGATAATAACACCGATGATTGTGAACATTGCTAGAACCCCGATAAATACTAAGGTTACGGCAACTACAGCGATAAAAGTTTTTTTCAAAAAATGACCTAAATCAACTTGTTCTTCCATCTAAACCAACTCCTCTAATTGATATGTTCATCATATCATGAAGCGGCATTAATTGCAGTGATGATGATGAGCATGATTTCCTTCAAGTTGAATCGTACTATGTTCCAAT comes from Listeria monocytogenes and encodes:
- a CDS encoding dihydrofolate reductase family protein, whose amino-acid sequence is MSEKQVALYIAVSLDGYIADENGSVEWLESIDSEGDAGYEAFFDNVDTVVMGRTTYQQIFSLTDTFPYSKKDVYVFSNTKAGTKDEYADFVAGTVDTWLNNIDGEKIWLVGGAKLVQQFLKEKAIDRFVITIAPIILGKGIPLFEEDREHALELEEVTRFGQFAQLTYKNLEEN
- a CDS encoding zinc-binding alcohol dehydrogenase family protein, yielding MKAVGLTKASTDFVDIEINQPVPESHDLLVKIKAISINPVDTKQREATKLSGEEVRVLGWDAVGEVVDIGSDVTLFKTGQSIYFAGDVTRPGAYAEFTLIDERLVGLKPEKLTVEEAAAMPLTTITAWEALFERLGITENDKGKAILIINGAGGVGSIATQLAANAGLEVIATASRTETIEWTKKHGANYVINHRENIPKQLKELGFERGVDFILCLHNTNAHWDVMQEVIRPQGKICSIVELAEPVKMSLLKDKSATFSYEFMFTRSKYNTEDKIKQHEILTEAARMLDRGELTTTLNQVLSPVNAATIEEAHKIISSGKMIGKLVVKGLE